The following are encoded in a window of Artemia franciscana chromosome 19, ASM3288406v1, whole genome shotgun sequence genomic DNA:
- the LOC136039079 gene encoding piggyBac transposable element-derived protein 3-like, whose protein sequence is MKKRERGTSDYRTDIHSGVIVVTWLNNNTVCLALTYAAITLQDTCRRWNVKDKSRVEVSRPAIVYEYNCHMSSIELADMLVEICRTHLRIRKWYMRICWWLIDTAVCSSWLLLRSDVKALTLRRDEMMILRAFRSEAAAGLYALARVMSQLKRGRPSAEVEESPSPIRSCNRIRPKISAEVNGLDHWPRRTEKQSRCKKCKSGYTTFECK, encoded by the coding sequence ATGAAGAAACGAGAGAGAGGAACTTCAGATTACAGGACTGACATTCATTCTGGCGTTATTGTAGTGACATGGTTAAATAACAACACGGTTTGCTTGGCTTTGACGTATGCAGCAATAACGCTACAGGATACATGCAGACGCTGGAACGTCAAGGATAAATCCAGGGTTGAAGTTTCAAGGCCAGCCATTGTTTATGAGTACAACTGTCATATGAGTAGCATAGAATTAGCAGATATGCTGGTGGAAATTTGCCGAACTCATCTTCGGATACGAAAATGGTATATGAGAATTTGCTGGTGGCTTATTGACACAGCAGTCTGTAGTAGCTGGCTTCTTCTCAGGTCAGACGTCAAAGCGCTGACTTTAAGGAGAGACGAAATGATGATCTTGAGAGCCTTCAGGTCTGAAGCTGCTGCAGGGTTGTATGCCTTGGCGCGTGTGATGTCCCAACTTAAACGTGGTAGACCATCCGCAGAGGTCGAAGAAAGTCCCAGCCCCATTCGAAGTTGCAACCGAATCCGACCGAAAATATCTGCTGAAGTAAATGGACTTGATCACTGGCCAAGAAGGACTGAAAAGCAGAGCCGCTGCAAAAAGTGCAAATCAGGATATACCACCTTTGAATGCAAATAG